A section of the Oceaniferula marina genome encodes:
- the hemH gene encoding ferrochelatase, protein MTKAAALLLNLGSPDSTSVPDVRRYLDEFLSDERVLDIPAWKRKLILKLFILPKRPAESAEAYSEVWTEEGSPLIVTSKEQQKLVSEQVDIPVFLGMRYGNPSTEDIIRQIVNEGVTDLFIMPLYPHYAMSSYETAVVKAMEEINSQAPHMRTKLLQPFYQDPDYIEALVESAKPHFEDDDDLLLFSYHGIPERQVRKSDPSHAHCLVREDCCENAHPCHATCYKHQCLATTKAFIEASGVPQEKTAISFQSRLLRDPWLGPYTDFELKRFGQEGVKKIKVMCPAFVSDCLETIEEIGMRGVEEFTEAGGESLSLIPCMNDHPSWIKFLSTRIQQWQQTLASTS, encoded by the coding sequence ATGACCAAAGCCGCAGCCCTCTTACTCAATCTCGGATCTCCTGACAGCACCAGCGTCCCGGATGTCCGCCGCTACTTGGACGAATTTCTCAGCGACGAACGCGTGCTCGACATCCCCGCGTGGAAACGCAAGCTCATCCTCAAACTCTTCATCCTCCCAAAACGTCCGGCCGAATCCGCGGAAGCCTATTCCGAGGTCTGGACCGAGGAAGGCTCCCCTCTGATCGTCACCAGTAAAGAACAACAAAAGCTGGTATCCGAACAAGTCGACATCCCCGTGTTCCTTGGCATGCGCTATGGCAACCCCTCAACTGAGGACATTATCCGCCAAATCGTCAACGAAGGGGTGACCGACCTCTTCATCATGCCCCTCTACCCCCACTACGCAATGTCCAGCTACGAAACCGCCGTGGTCAAAGCCATGGAGGAAATCAACAGCCAGGCACCTCACATGAGAACCAAGCTGCTGCAACCGTTCTATCAGGACCCCGACTACATTGAGGCTCTGGTTGAAAGCGCCAAGCCGCACTTCGAAGACGACGACGATCTGCTGCTGTTCAGCTACCACGGCATCCCCGAGCGGCAGGTGCGGAAGTCCGACCCCTCACACGCCCACTGCCTGGTGCGGGAGGATTGCTGCGAAAACGCCCACCCCTGCCACGCCACCTGCTACAAACACCAGTGCCTGGCAACCACCAAGGCCTTTATTGAAGCTTCGGGTGTCCCTCAGGAAAAAACCGCCATCTCTTTCCAGTCCCGGCTCCTGCGCGACCCTTGGCTCGGGCCCTACACCGACTTCGAACTCAAGCGTTTCGGTCAGGAAGGCGTTAAAAAAATCAAGGTCATGTGTCCGGCCTTTGTCTCCGACTGCCTCGAAACCATCGAAGAGATCGGCATGCGCGGGGTAGAAGAATTCACCGAAGCCGGAGGGGAGTCCCTCAGCTTGATCCCCTGCATGAACGATCATCCATCCTGGATCAAGTTCCTCAGCACGCGCATCCAGCAATGGCAGCAAACGCTCGCCTCCACCAGCTAA
- a CDS encoding ACP phosphodiesterase: MAANARLHQLSERPPAYLNFLAHLLLADDSAASRIGNLLGDFARGPIEQHCASFPKEVVRGIQMHRFIDGFTDSHPAFLRCRRMIHPERRRFAGIMVDLFWDHFLSIHWKDYHASPLETFCQQIYSEMEDHPEWLAGRLGKMFPIMKRENWLMRYSTLEGMALTLEEVSHRSPRIRPIAKGMEDLTSNYEALDSQFQVFMPELLAFVHRWKINNPA, translated from the coding sequence ATGGCAGCAAACGCTCGCCTCCACCAGCTAAGCGAACGACCCCCAGCCTACTTGAATTTTCTCGCTCACCTCCTCCTTGCCGACGACTCGGCAGCATCCCGCATCGGCAACCTGCTGGGGGACTTCGCTCGTGGCCCCATCGAACAACACTGCGCGAGCTTCCCCAAAGAGGTTGTCCGAGGCATTCAGATGCACCGTTTCATCGATGGCTTTACAGATTCGCACCCTGCCTTTCTCCGCTGCAGGCGTATGATTCACCCCGAGCGAAGACGCTTTGCCGGTATTATGGTGGATCTTTTTTGGGACCACTTTCTCAGTATCCATTGGAAAGACTACCATGCTTCCCCTCTCGAAACCTTTTGCCAACAGATCTATTCAGAAATGGAAGATCACCCCGAGTGGCTAGCTGGCCGGCTGGGTAAGATGTTTCCCATCATGAAAAGGGAAAACTGGCTGATGCGCTACTCCACGCTGGAGGGTATGGCATTAACTTTGGAAGAGGTTTCTCATCGAAGCCCCCGCATTCGTCCCATAGCCAAAGGCATGGAGGACCTGACCTCAAACTATGAAGCCCTGGACTCCCAGTTCCAAGTATTCATGCCGGAACTGCTCGCCTTTGTTCATCGCTGGAAAATCAACAATCCAGCCTGA
- a CDS encoding DUF1800 family protein, translating into MLQRISIRSTVLCSACPLALASAADALIDLNSNGICDIWEHRYQASSLVDTPENRASDSDGDGQSNQDESMAGTDPRDPESVHQISDLLQSGSNILITSPTQAGKTYQIYSSTNLLEWTPQGSATLADGERLDTILNNQDDEHTFYRMVAIDTDTDLDGIPDWAERQLSGFDPERADSFAQGSGLTDRDLLLAQLTAIQNGEITLSASTDTAFEKENTSAAFTLNRSGDTSFPLTLFFHWSGHSNPSKGSASASDFTAKNNSGEILTRSITIPAGASSTDLIIHPNSDFLTEVPETLTCTLGNTSINASIRICDATNIPSNATLFVAQLAPTPDINSSASGLATILVQGDNEIGSINLSFSGLTSPQPNVDAAHVHLKNPINGPHFETLDKGQIDAHPWSFAARHFLTSDQAVLDALHNSRFYINVHTENFPSGEIRGDFHRTNGSFTLLPPPTPPAVTPLTGDALDRDIARFLTQSTFGPTTELVTELRNRVINDHGGDRIAAFSAWIDQQIAMESPSLLHLVESADKLQIAIYTGDPEAEYYDPDYEPSDSNRRRGWWQLALYAPDQLRQRAAFALSEIFVTSSADGVVDDRHLGHSHYYDALKNHAFGSYQNLLKEVSIHPIMGYYLSHLRNRKAIYDGEGNILVAPDENYAREIMQLFSIGLLELHLDGSAKLDPHTGLPIATYDQSDIKEMARVFTGWSFSMAYDAATDSELPNDSINRSNGGTEHQTRWLHPMKVIPDYHDTGSKFILGQTINSNETNTGEQDLDAVVSLLSQHPNTAPFISRRLIQRLVTSNPSAGYIHRVSTVWNNSSGNLGAVIKAILLDYEARSLQAADSASFGKKKEPLIHAVALARATESQTKLPLNELDNHGYSDTHLFPPGTSRPRMNSTNETLGQTPLEAPSVFNWFLPDFTLTGNLATNGLVAPEFQISTENMTIANINVSYDLTYTGNGIGGSRLPNQADSEDHYLIPDRSLESQAAKAYLAIMDENQDGKVSSADSNTFDNPEKIREACTALTDHLDLLLCSGSLKHTFAGSSDANNPRDIIIETLVNYSKSKDDNDNDADQLYVLERRIKVASYLIATSPQSIIQK; encoded by the coding sequence ATGCTCCAGCGTATCTCCATCCGGTCCACTGTGCTTTGCAGCGCCTGCCCCCTCGCCTTGGCTTCCGCCGCAGACGCCCTGATTGATCTCAACAGTAATGGCATTTGCGACATCTGGGAGCACCGCTACCAAGCCTCTTCATTGGTCGACACTCCGGAAAACCGAGCCAGCGACAGCGATGGAGACGGCCAATCCAACCAGGACGAGTCGATGGCGGGAACCGACCCGAGAGATCCCGAGTCCGTGCACCAGATCAGCGATCTACTGCAAAGCGGCAGCAATATTCTCATTACCAGCCCGACCCAAGCAGGAAAGACCTACCAAATTTATTCCTCTACCAACCTCCTGGAGTGGACACCTCAAGGTTCAGCCACTCTGGCAGATGGAGAGAGGCTCGACACCATCCTCAACAATCAGGACGATGAGCACACCTTCTACCGGATGGTTGCCATTGATACCGACACGGATCTCGATGGCATCCCCGACTGGGCAGAGCGACAGCTGAGTGGTTTTGATCCAGAACGGGCGGATTCCTTTGCCCAAGGATCCGGCCTCACGGACCGGGATCTTTTACTCGCCCAGCTGACTGCGATTCAGAACGGGGAAATCACCCTCAGCGCGAGCACAGACACGGCTTTTGAAAAGGAAAACACAAGCGCGGCTTTCACTCTGAACCGCAGTGGCGACACAAGCTTTCCGCTTACTCTGTTTTTCCACTGGAGTGGCCACAGCAATCCATCGAAGGGTTCCGCTTCTGCCTCCGATTTCACCGCTAAAAACAATAGCGGAGAAATCCTGACGCGTAGCATCACCATCCCGGCTGGAGCCTCCAGCACGGACCTCATCATCCATCCCAACTCCGATTTTTTAACCGAAGTCCCCGAAACCCTGACCTGCACTCTGGGCAACACCTCCATCAATGCTTCCATCCGAATTTGTGATGCCACAAATATCCCAAGCAACGCCACGCTCTTTGTAGCCCAACTCGCTCCCACCCCGGACATCAACAGCTCGGCAAGCGGCCTGGCCACCATTCTGGTCCAGGGAGATAACGAAATCGGATCCATCAACCTGAGCTTCAGCGGCCTCACCTCTCCGCAACCCAACGTTGATGCTGCCCATGTGCATCTGAAAAACCCGATCAACGGCCCCCACTTCGAAACCCTCGACAAAGGACAAATCGATGCCCACCCATGGAGCTTCGCCGCCCGGCACTTCCTGACATCAGATCAGGCCGTGCTGGATGCCCTGCACAACAGCCGCTTCTATATCAACGTTCATACCGAAAACTTCCCAAGTGGTGAAATCCGGGGAGATTTCCACCGGACCAACGGCTCGTTCACGTTGCTTCCCCCACCAACACCACCAGCCGTCACCCCACTCACAGGAGACGCACTCGACCGTGACATCGCACGCTTCCTCACTCAATCCACCTTCGGCCCCACCACCGAGCTGGTCACCGAACTCCGAAACCGGGTGATCAATGACCACGGAGGGGACCGAATCGCAGCCTTTTCCGCTTGGATCGACCAACAAATAGCGATGGAGTCCCCCTCACTGCTCCACCTTGTCGAATCGGCAGACAAACTTCAGATCGCGATCTACACCGGTGACCCCGAAGCCGAATACTACGACCCCGATTACGAGCCCAGCGATTCGAATCGGCGCCGAGGGTGGTGGCAACTGGCCCTTTACGCTCCCGATCAATTGCGTCAGCGCGCAGCCTTTGCCCTTTCCGAGATCTTTGTCACATCATCCGCCGACGGCGTGGTTGATGACCGCCACCTTGGACACTCGCATTACTACGACGCACTGAAGAACCACGCCTTCGGATCCTACCAAAACCTACTCAAAGAAGTCTCCATCCATCCCATCATGGGTTACTACCTCTCACACCTGAGAAATCGAAAAGCCATCTACGACGGTGAGGGAAACATCCTCGTCGCACCGGATGAAAACTACGCACGGGAAATCATGCAGTTATTTTCCATCGGTTTGCTGGAGCTCCACCTCGACGGCTCGGCAAAACTTGACCCACACACCGGGCTTCCCATTGCAACCTACGACCAATCCGACATCAAGGAAATGGCCAGAGTCTTCACCGGTTGGAGTTTTTCCATGGCCTATGATGCGGCCACCGATAGCGAGCTGCCAAACGACAGCATCAACCGGAGCAATGGTGGCACTGAGCACCAAACCCGCTGGCTCCACCCAATGAAAGTCATCCCCGATTACCATGATACCGGCAGTAAGTTCATCCTAGGCCAAACGATCAACAGCAACGAGACCAACACCGGAGAGCAAGACCTGGATGCCGTTGTCAGCCTACTCAGCCAGCACCCGAACACCGCCCCCTTCATCAGCCGTCGACTCATCCAACGACTGGTGACATCCAATCCTTCCGCTGGTTACATCCACCGGGTGTCCACCGTTTGGAACAACAGCAGTGGCAACCTCGGAGCCGTCATCAAAGCCATCCTGCTCGACTACGAAGCCCGCTCGCTCCAAGCCGCAGATTCCGCTAGTTTCGGCAAGAAAAAAGAACCGCTCATCCATGCCGTTGCTCTCGCCCGTGCCACAGAAAGCCAGACCAAACTCCCACTCAACGAGCTGGACAACCACGGCTATTCCGACACCCACCTCTTCCCTCCCGGAACGTCCCGTCCGAGAATGAACAGCACCAACGAGACGCTCGGGCAGACCCCGCTCGAGGCCCCCAGCGTGTTCAACTGGTTCCTACCCGATTTCACCCTCACTGGCAACCTCGCCACCAATGGTCTTGTGGCACCGGAATTTCAAATCAGCACCGAAAACATGACCATCGCCAATATCAACGTGAGCTACGATCTCACCTATACAGGAAATGGCATCGGCGGATCCAGACTCCCAAACCAAGCTGACAGTGAAGACCACTACCTCATCCCCGACCGCTCGTTGGAATCTCAAGCAGCCAAAGCCTATCTCGCTATCATGGATGAAAACCAAGACGGCAAAGTGAGCTCCGCTGACAGCAATACCTTCGACAACCCGGAAAAAATTCGTGAAGCCTGCACCGCCCTCACCGACCACCTCGACCTCCTGCTCTGCTCCGGATCACTGAAACATACGTTTGCGGGTTCCAGCGATGCCAACAACCCAAGGGACATCATCATCGAGACCTTGGTCAATTACAGCAAATCCAAAGACGATAACGATAATGATGCCGACCAACTCTACGTGCTCGAACGCCGGATCAAAGTTGCCTCGTATCTCATCGCCACCAGCCCCCAATCGATCATCCAGAAGTAG
- a CDS encoding DUF1501 domain-containing protein, whose translation MKKHQKEHLQSRRDFLRQSACASLGVTGLVNMLAHMRLMTAAMAQGSSPAGGYKALVCVFLNGGNDSNNMLLPIGDPASDELRSDYETARGVLALDRTNCHALNIPATTKAFKKHFGASIPAMGVHPEAQPLAELFNNGELAFVCNAGTLSYPIATREEYRNDLVPVPPQLFSHSDQQVQWQSSIPDKPFTSGWGGRIADLIHASYNTGSKVSMSVSLDGMNSFQIGTSGAVTQYAVTRSGALSLQGFGTNYASAYLDPTNPAAGYKTSDTGQRLKALERVMQLTHDNLLEEEYAKVYARARGAESVITAATTAAAATGVDFDAKFASADSRLGDQLKMVAQLIAGRSTLGNNRQIFFVQVGGYDTHQVHLNSHGNLMAELANALKAFRDTLADPAIAVFDDVTTFTASDFSRTFTPNGEDAATSGSDHAWGGHCITMGGSVNGGDLYGHFNPLKTGSNSGSFDSSSSRGRWIPDTSVDQYAAVFANWLGVGSSELETIFPNLPRFDDPLSSSNANLGFL comes from the coding sequence ATGAAAAAACATCAGAAAGAACATCTGCAATCCCGGCGCGATTTCCTGAGGCAATCTGCCTGTGCCTCGCTCGGAGTCACCGGATTGGTCAACATGCTGGCCCATATGCGCCTGATGACAGCAGCCATGGCCCAAGGGAGCTCTCCGGCGGGCGGATACAAAGCACTGGTCTGCGTTTTTCTCAATGGTGGCAACGACTCGAACAACATGCTTTTACCCATCGGAGATCCTGCCAGCGACGAACTCCGCTCAGACTACGAAACCGCACGTGGCGTGCTCGCTCTGGACCGAACCAACTGCCACGCCTTAAACATCCCCGCCACCACTAAGGCATTCAAAAAACATTTTGGAGCCAGCATCCCAGCCATGGGCGTCCACCCCGAAGCCCAACCACTTGCCGAACTTTTTAATAATGGGGAGCTCGCCTTTGTCTGCAATGCCGGCACCCTTTCCTACCCCATTGCCACCAGGGAAGAGTATCGCAACGACCTCGTGCCCGTGCCCCCGCAACTCTTCTCCCACTCCGACCAACAAGTGCAATGGCAGTCGTCAATCCCCGACAAACCATTCACCTCCGGCTGGGGCGGCCGCATTGCCGACCTGATCCACGCCTCTTACAATACCGGATCCAAAGTCTCCATGTCCGTTTCGCTCGACGGCATGAATTCCTTTCAAATCGGAACCAGCGGAGCCGTCACCCAGTATGCCGTCACACGCTCAGGCGCATTGAGCTTGCAAGGGTTCGGCACCAACTACGCCAGCGCTTACCTCGACCCCACCAACCCGGCCGCCGGATACAAAACCTCGGACACGGGCCAACGCTTGAAGGCACTCGAACGGGTGATGCAGCTCACCCACGACAACCTGCTCGAAGAAGAATACGCCAAGGTCTACGCCCGAGCTCGGGGAGCCGAAAGCGTGATCACAGCCGCCACCACCGCAGCAGCCGCTACCGGGGTGGATTTTGATGCCAAATTTGCCAGCGCCGATTCACGCCTCGGAGACCAATTAAAAATGGTGGCCCAGCTCATCGCCGGACGAAGCACCCTCGGAAACAACCGCCAAATCTTCTTTGTCCAAGTCGGCGGCTATGACACCCACCAGGTGCACCTCAACTCACATGGCAACCTGATGGCTGAGCTGGCCAACGCCCTGAAAGCCTTCCGTGACACTCTGGCAGATCCAGCCATTGCGGTCTTTGATGATGTCACCACCTTCACCGCTTCCGATTTCAGCCGGACCTTCACCCCGAATGGTGAAGATGCCGCGACCTCCGGCTCCGACCACGCCTGGGGCGGACACTGCATCACCATGGGGGGAAGCGTGAACGGCGGCGACCTCTACGGCCATTTCAATCCTTTGAAAACAGGCAGCAACAGCGGATCTTTCGACTCCAGCAGCTCCCGAGGCCGCTGGATACCGGACACCTCCGTTGACCAATACGCCGCCGTTTTTGCCAATTGGTTGGGTGTCGGCAGCAGCGAACTGGAAACCATCTTTCCCAATCTCCCCCGCTTTGATGACCCGCTGAGCAGCTCCAATGCCAACCTCGGATTTCTCTAA